Genomic segment of Apium graveolens cultivar Ventura chromosome 7, ASM990537v1, whole genome shotgun sequence:
ctagcttgatcatcctatggttagctcactatttgatgaagtaaccatggttacttccttaccatggtttagttagtgcgttacgtttatttaatcgttcacgcgttcgctcggttgcttaaacattttcgtaatacttactcgtaaatggttccAAGTTTACACATATTATATATGATATTGACACCTTTTGCCAAGTTTACATGGTATATCTATAATGTGATATACCACATGACATTGACACTTGGTCAAGGCCTGGTTTAGGATACTTGACCCCTTGTTATAGTCTAAAAATGACCTCATCCACGTCCAAGTAAAATCATCGTTAGTTCTTTACAACTTTGTCAGAACTCCACCCAATTTCATTAAAAATTTAATTTCCGTAGGAAAAGAGGTCCCTGACTCGACGGAGGATCCTATCAAGATTCGGCTGAAGATAAATGAACCATTCATATTAGCGAAATTATAGTGATGCTTTATTTAATCCAGAACAATCTGACTGTTAGGAGTTGTCCCGCGTCATTTGTGGGAGGGGTAGATTGCTAGCATATAAGCAGTCAGTTAACTACATTAGTATGAGGCATTTTGGGAGTTACTCAAAAACAAACCCGTgagggctcggcccaaagcggacaatatcataccaATGTGGAGTTAGGTCTGCTTAGCAGcaaagcccaacaagtggtatcagagttaTGATTATAAACGGTACAGAACAATCTTAGTTGGGCTTTCGGAATGTACCTAGCCAGAGGAAGATGGGCTACCCAGTATAGGCTCAAGAAAAAGGCAGGTGGGCTTTCCAGTATAAGTCTAGGGGGAGTCAGAAAGCCAGAATAATTCATGTATGGGTCTGGGGGAGCAGATCACACAATCAGGTGGCAAGATTCGACAGGTGTCGAGCCCGATATGTGAAGGGGGGATTGTTAGAAGTTGTTtcacatcgtttgtgggaggaGTATAAGCAGCCAGTTAACTCCATTGGTATGAGGTTTTTTGGGAGTTGTCCAAAAATAAACCCTTAAGGGCTCGACTCAAAGTGAACAATATCATATTAATTTGGAATTAGGTCTGTTTAGCAGCAAAGCCCAACAATGATACCAGAGAAGTAGCGCATATATATAGTGTCTTTATGCTGAAATAATACATAGACCTATAATCGAAAATTTTCTACAAGAAGTTGTATTGTGCAAGGGTCCCTGTTACAAGTCGAGATAGGACTGATGCGGAACAAATAATATACAAAAAGAGAATATATATATAGGGGCTACtccaataaaaatcaatttagaatagaaactaaaaaccaaataatttttttaaaattaattcaaaatataacacatatagtatgtaaatcgatcgttgagagatgtagaaaaatacagtgaaatcggattttaaaaaaaaattacggtttgacaggaaatattaaattaaaaacgGAGAGGAAAAGCTGAAATTGGGATTGGGAGGGTGCAGGGTAGTTGGGTGGTGTGATTTAGGGGGTCATTAGATTAGAtagatctaatggcttagattagttctaagtttgtattttaattttagtttgtatttcataattttatatatatatatatgtgaatgAATAATATGTTGATCTAAATAATTGGCAATCGATTAGTCAAAAAACTCCATTGTATGATAAAACTAAAATTACATTTCAAATATCACATTTTAACTGATGTAAGATGTGATTGTAGGGTAAAACAAACAATCACTTTTGAATATCATGTTGGTGCTACTAGGTTGGTGCTACTAGGTTGTTACAGGGAATAGAGTTGGAGGTAAAAAATAATTTCCAAAATAATTCCAAAAATATACATGTTATGTGTTAATTAGTGGGACTTATATTAAAACACTTAGGATCTATTACATTGCTGAGCAATTCAACAATCATAAATCAACACCTCATTTTGTAGAAATTTTTTGTGAATTATTTTTGGGACCTCTAAAATTACTCTTCCATTAATAGGGTAGAAAGCGCACGGAGTCCATAGATTATTTATCTATATATATGCTTAAGTTAATATGATTAATAATGTAGCAATGGTAGGTCCTTATGTATACTTTCTCTGTTTCCTGATTCACTTAAGCTCATTTTGCTGTCATTAGCTCAAAAACAAGCCCCGGGTTTTAATTCGAGCAATTTGGCCATTTTTGTATTTGGAGATTCCTTTGTTGATCCAGGAAACAATAACTACATTCCGATTATATCAAGAGGCAACTTCCCACCGTACGGCAATGATTTCGTAAATCAGACTCCCACCGGAAGATTAACCAATGGTCGCCTTATAACCGATTATGCAGGTATTATATCATTCGCAACCAAATTGCTATGTGTATATGTATGCTATGTTATCAGAGATTGATATTTAATGTAATGAACTTTTGGAAACAGCATCGTATGCTGGTATGAAAGACTACGTGCCACCATATCTGGACCCAAAGCTTAGTATGGAGGAACTGCTCACTGGTGTTAGTTTTGCCTCTGGTGCCTCTGGATTCGACCCTCTTACTCCAACATTACTCGTTCGTATCTTTCTTATATCATTTCTCATTCCTTTTCGTCTACAATATTACTCCAAGTTTTATTTTCTACTACGTTCGGAATCCACAGAGATTATACAGATACATTCTGAATTTTGGCCTGAATATTTTAATGTTGTCTACATCCGCAGGGTGGCGTAATCTCAATGCCAAAACAAATGGAGTACTTCAGAGAGTATAAACCAAGAGTTGAAGTTCAAATGGGGAAAGAAAGAACCCATACTCTGATAAAGAATGCTGTTTATGTAATCAGCGCAGGTACATACGATCTTATGTTCAATTATTATGGTCCCTCAAAATTTAGAAGATACAGTTACTCAATTGCTAGATACTACCAATTTTTAGTCCAACAAATTCAACAGTTTATACAGGTCAGTATTTTAAACATACTGCCAAATATCTATAAACATATGTCTAGCTATGTATATTTaagttaattattaatttactGCATAAATTTTCCTTCATATCATTTTGGTGTTTTAAATAAAAGGATTTGATGGACCTTGGAGCTGGTAAAATAGTGATGCTGGGTTTATCTCCGACTGGATGCTTTCCTCTTATAATAACCTTAAATTCAAATCCTGTTGACAAGTTTCTAAAACGGCAATGCATTTCTAGATTATCTGAAGCTGCGCGAGTTTTTAATGAAATTGTTGAACAAAAacttaaggaaatggaaagggtCGACTCCAAGATCTATTATGTTAGCATATATCAAACGTCTATGGATATTTACCAAAATCCAAATAAATTTGGTAAGTTGATACACATATTAACATGCCTCATCACATGTCCTACAGCTAGATATAAGTACGTAAGCATAATTAAGTTGAATAGTTAATTGTTTGATTAATGTTCGCAGGTTTTGATAAGGTTGATACTGGTTGTTGTGGAAGTGGATTAGTGGAAGTATCGTTTTTGTGCAATCCAAGTTCAAGACTGTGCCCCAATGTTTCTGATTATGTATTCTTCGATTCTGTACATCCAACTGAGAGAACCTATTATCTTTGGTTCCTAGCTCTCTCCCCGACATTGGATCTCATCCTTCAGGGAAAATAGTTCCTGCTGATACTGTTAAGCACCTGGCTGTGGATCAGTGTGCATGTATTTGTTACTATTAATAAATTTCGAAAATATGTATACATATGTTTTCTTGATCATGCTTTGGTCTGACAAATATAAACAGCTCTCTTTTTATCTTCACTTTCATAAACCAAGTGACTAAGTAAAGAAAAAATAGGGTGATACAAGAGCTAGTTGAAACAAGAAAGTATGTAAAATCAAACCTAGCTACGTACATGAATTGATGCACCCTAACTGTTTCAACAAAAGTTCGTATAAGCATGGAGGTCATAGCTTCTCCTTCGAATCAGTGTAGTGATAGAATTGACAGTGAAGCCCTTAGTACGACTAGCACGCACTGAACATTACTCAACGATACTTTTGCATTTCGTATACTTTATTCCTAAACTTCGTTCAAAACTCGGCTCGATTTGTTGTAAACGGTCCTACAGAGAAGTCACATTCTAAGATACTACAAATCAGAATCCTGGGAATCAGTGAACAAGTAAGCGTGCCCACGTACATACAACATGCATGCTCCGTTTAATCTGTGGAAATTAATAGCCATGCGCGTACAAATGTACTCAAACTTTCATACATTTAGTGCAGATACATCTGTAAGCGTGCATACGTACATACAAGAACCTGCATGCTCGGTTTAATTTGTAGAAATTAATAGTCATGCGTGTCCTCAAAATTTCATACATTTAGTGCAGATACATCAGTACAATGGCTAATTAGCCTGCTCCTTAACTCCTCTTTTCCTAATATTGTTGGGAGCTAATATGTGTACACTCTGGATATATGGGTGCACACCAAATATTATTTATACAATCAAAATGCCTCCTTTACAATTTCTTGATGAGTTGTTTATGTTGTTTCTATTCCTTGCTTCGGCTGTGCATgcatttttattcaaatttttattactttttaaaaactgtactttgatttttttgttaaatatttaaaatttaagaCGGGAGATGCCTCATTATTTGAAGTTTCTTTaagaagaaaataaaaatgtaatttatTTAGGCAATAATCTGGATTCTAAATATTTAATTGTCATAAAGGTTAATTATACTTTATTACGGAGTATTTAAGTTATAGTTTATAAATAATGAGTTAGGTTGTATGGAGTCCCTATTCCATTGGAGTCTTTGAGTACATATATGTTATACAAGTAAAATATATCTTAAAATATAtcttaaatatattatttaatttaaattaaatttgtATATATAATTTTGGGACACCGCACAAAATTTGAAGTTGATGTTTTGGGCTTAAATTGTAAACTTCACTAGGGCCTGGTTGCTGAGCAAAGTTCAACATCTGACCCATGGGCTCGGAAAGCCCATATGTTGCATTCTGTTTTCTTTATTTGCCAAGAAAAGAATGATTTTATTAAAACTTCAAATCACTCAAAAGTACATGTTGAAATTCGGAATGGACATCTCCGAATCTCCAAATACGGTCAGCTACAGAACAGCTATATCTCGCCAAATAGTGAGACACTCTATTCGCTGAACGTTTCACAAAACGAATAAGCACATTACTTGCTTTTAAACTAGCTAACAAAGCACGACATTCCTCCACCACTCTCCCCAAGTATGAGAAACTCGCGACTGAAGATCTAATTGCCTGAATTACTTGCAGACAATCAGACTCTACTTCCACACCTGACTGATTCGATTCCTTTATCCAGCTTAATGCTTCTCTAATACCAATAGCCTCTGCTAACTCTGGAGCCACTCTACCCTGCATACATCTCGATCTAGCCTCGATCAACCGTCCAGCATTGTCCCTAGCCACGAACGCATAACTAAAACTGGTCGAGCTTTCAAAGATAGCCGCATCAGTGTTTACCTTGATTCTATTCTGCTGTGGTAACTTCCAGTGTTCATGACCATCGTCTTGAGTCATGTAACCCAAATAGATGTCAAAAGTCTTATCTTGAACACTCCTCCATTGATCAAGGACAGATTTTGCTGATTCAACTACTTCACTCGCCTTCAATCCGCGCTGGTTCCACACTAGGTCATTGCGATTCTTCCATAACATCCAGCAGACCAATGTAATTAACTGGATCtcagtttttcttcttttctGCAGCACTTCTTTAAACCAATTTGAAAACGAAAGAAACTCACCAGTGACAGATGGAAATCCCATGTAATTCCAACACTCCTCTGAGAAAGAACAGCTAATCAGAACGTGCATGATCGTTTCTGCATTATTTTGACAAACTGGGCACCAGACATCCACAACCACTCTTTTGCGCACCAGGTTATCCTTCGTAGGTAAAATGCCAACTATTGCCCTCCACAAAAAATGCTTAATTTTCGGTGGGATCTTCAAGTTCCACAATCGTCTCCAGAAACCAAAATTATCATCAATATGACTATTCTCCTTGCTGTCTCTTATAAACCCATAAGCACTTTTCACTGAATAGCCCCCCATTTTTTCGAATTTCCAATACCATGAATCAgcctcatcagaacctattgGAATAGACCGGATTAAATTTGCATCTCTTTCCTCAAACACATCTTTTATAAGGTCTTGATCCCATTGGTTCGTAGATAAATCCATCAGATTCGAAACTCTGGCATTCTGCAAAGCTTCACTACTTGAAATGACATACGGATTAAGCGTATCTGGCAACCAAGGATCGTTCAGAACAAGAATACTATCTCCTCGACCAACTTTGCAAACTAAACCTTCCTTCATAAGAGCTTGGGTCTCCACCAAATTCCGCCACACATAACTAGGATTACCACCTGGTTTAGCACTAAAGAATGATCCATCTGGATAATACCGTGATTTATATACTCTACTTACCAACAACTGAGGATAATTGATTAACCTCCAACTCTGCTTTCCCAGCAATGCGACATTAAAATCCCATATGCACCGAAACCCCAGACCTCCTATACTCTTCTTCCTACTCATTTTCTCCCAACTCATCCAATGTATAGACTTCTCCCTACTACTACTAGCCCTCCACCAGAATCTACACATAATTCTTTCAATGTCATGACATAATTTAATTGGCAGCAGGAAGACGCTCATAGCATAATTGGGCATAGACTGAGCCACTGTCTTCAAAAGTATTTCTTTACCCCCTTTCGATAACACCGTCTTATCCCACCCTTGAACTTTCTCTTGCAATCTATTTTTAATAAAACCAAACATGGCTGTCTTCTTTCTGTGCATCAAACTCGGAAGACCCAAGTAGAGACTGTTTTCCCCTGCTTCCTGAAATTGCAACTGATTGAGCAGACTCTCTTTAACCTCTCCATTTGTATTTCTACTGAAGAAAACAGATGACTTAACCACATTGATCTGCTGACCTGAAGCCTTTTCAAAAATCCTTAGCATTTGCAATACATTTTCAGCACTTCTACTCGTTGCTTTACAAAAAATGAAACTATCATCAGCAAAAAACATATGAGAAATAGAAGGGGCTGTACGAGCTACCTTTATACCCTTGATCAATTGTCTCCGTTCATAATCCTGAATCAACGCAGTAAAGCCTTCAATACAAATCAGGAACAAATATGAAGATAACGGGTCTCCTTGCCTTATACCCCGTTGAGGGATTATAGAACCAAAAATTCGACCTGCATGAGCTATTTGGTAGTTGGCTGAAACAACACATGACATAAAGAGACCAACCAACTTTTGATCAAAACCCAACTTCAGTAAAACAGCTCTCAAAAAATCCCACTCCACGCGATCATAGGCCTTACTCATATCTAACTTCAAAGCCATCCACCCCTCTTTTCCAGTTGTCTTTCTCCTCATAAAATGCATAATCTCATGAGCCACCATTATGTTGTCTGAAATTAGACGGCCAGGGATAAACGCACTTTGAGTATTCGATATAATCCCATCAAGACTAGACTTCACTCTATTGGCCAGAACTTTTGAAATAATCTTATACACCACGTTACAGAGCGAAATCGGACGTAGATCAGCCATAGTCTGTGGGTCATTTCTCTTCGGAACCAAGGAAATGTTTGTACTGGTCAAATTGCTCGACAGAACACCATCAACAAAAAAATTCCTCACCATTTGCACAATATCATTACCAACGATGGGCCAAAATTTCTGATAAAATCCCGGACTCATGCCGTCCGGGCCAGGAGACTTATCAGGGTGCATATGAAACAAAGCCTGCTTTACTTCCTCTTCTTCTATTGGTGCCAACATCATCTCATTTTGAAATTGAGAAACCTTAGTCGATATACAGCTCAAAATCTCACTCCATTCTGTACTCGATGCCTTAAAGATGGTATTGAAATAGTCCACCATAGTTTCCTCTAGCCCTGTACCCCAACCAACTCTATCTCCTGAAGCATCTATCAAAGTCGAGATATGATTAACTCTTCTCCTTTTTTTCGTGGCCTTATGGAAAAATTTGCTGTTTTGATCCCCTTCGCGAAGCCAAAGTTGCTTTGATCTTTGCCTCCAAAACACCTCCTGCTGAGCATACACCTCTGCAAGTTTCGTTTTCTCTACTCTACACAATGCAACAGAATGAGCATCTCTCCTGCCCTTAAGAGTTTTCAATATATGCTTGCTTTGATTTATTCTTTTTCGAAAACTCCCTGTAATATCCTGACCCCATATTGACAGCTTTTGAGAACACACCAACAGCTTATCAAAAAAGGACATACCAGAAGCATTGTGCCAAGCTTCCTCCATAATTTGTTTACACATCGGTTCCCTCAACCATGCATTCTCAAAGCGGAAAGGTTTGACAGAACGCAATACAACATTCTCACAGGGATCAAGCAACAAAGGACAATGATCAGACGTTGTCGTTTCCAAATTTATAAGCTTTGcatttttaaataaattgaaaaaattcTCCGAAGCTAATGCTCGATCCAATCTGACCTCGATCCAGTTCTCCGTACCATAACCCTTCTCCCATGTAAATGGATACCCACTCATATTCATATCAACAAGGCCACAATCATCCAACACTTCTTTAAAGCCCTGAATTAACCACTGCGGATAAGGCCTTCCTCCTCTTTTATCATCTTGAGACAGCACATTGTTCATATCCCCAATCAAAACCCAGGGAAGACTGTTGCCAGTAGCTAATGACCGGATCAAGTCCCAC
This window contains:
- the LOC141673659 gene encoding GDSL esterase/lipase At5g45960-like, which produces MGLGEQITQSGGKIRQVSSPICEGGIVRSCFTSNGRSLCILSLFPDSLKLILLSLAQKQAPGFNSSNLAIFVFGDSFVDPGNNNYIPIISRGNFPPYGNDFVNQTPTGRLTNGRLITDYAASYAGMKDYVPPYLDPKLSMEELLTGVSFASGASGFDPLTPTLLGGVISMPKQMEYFREYKPRVEVQMGKERTHTLIKNAVYVISADYLKLREFLMKLLNKNLRKWKGSTPRSIMLAYIKRLWIFTKIQINLVLIRLILVVVEVD